The proteins below are encoded in one region of Candidatus Dormiibacterota bacterium:
- a CDS encoding response regulator transcription factor, whose product MGIQTLVAGGSETRERVVGLLEAAGGYTVVAEAANGVSAVQLAEHHQPDLVVIEAELPELGGIEATAPIRSRVPASTIVVLTRRAGGRLAMRAGADGSVPVESDDAAITAAVQDALPHELRGHSTRTAVRGR is encoded by the coding sequence TGGGGATTCAGACACTCGTCGCCGGCGGGTCCGAGACCCGCGAGCGAGTGGTCGGCCTCCTGGAGGCGGCCGGCGGCTACACCGTCGTCGCCGAGGCCGCCAACGGCGTCAGCGCGGTGCAGCTCGCGGAGCACCACCAGCCCGACCTCGTGGTCATCGAGGCCGAGCTGCCGGAGCTCGGCGGCATCGAGGCCACCGCGCCGATCCGGTCACGGGTGCCAGCCTCGACGATCGTCGTGCTCACCCGCCGCGCCGGCGGCCGCCTGGCGATGCGTGCCGGCGCCGACGGCTCCGTCCCCGTCGAGAGCGACGACGCCGCCATCACCGCGGCGGTGCAGGACGCGCTCCCCCACGAGCTGCGAGGGCACTCCACCCGCACCGCCGTCCGGGGCCGCTGA